The Moorena sp. SIOASIH genome includes a window with the following:
- a CDS encoding element excision factor XisH family protein, whose product MAKDIYHETVKTALIKDGWMITNDPLALAVGERTVYVDMGSEKLFAAEKDRRRIAVEVKSFIRPSPVQDLENALGQYVLYRGLLKESIIHRDRTLYLAIRNAVYLDFFQEKIARIAIDSNQLNLLVFDANGEEIVEWID is encoded by the coding sequence ATGGCAAAAGATATCTACCACGAAACGGTGAAAACCGCTCTGATCAAAGACGGATGGATGATTACTAACGATCCCCTAGCATTAGCTGTTGGAGAGCGAACCGTTTACGTAGATATGGGTTCGGAGAAACTGTTTGCAGCAGAAAAAGATCGGCGACGTATTGCAGTTGAGGTCAAAAGTTTTATCCGTCCTTCTCCTGTACAAGACCTAGAAAATGCCCTCGGTCAATATGTGCTTTATCGAGGTTTGTTAAAAGAATCCATTATCCATCGAGATCGAACATTATATCTAGCGATTCGCAATGCAGTTTACTTAGATTTTTTTCAAGAGAAAATTGCTCGAATTGCTATTGATAGCAATCAGTTAAATTTGCTAGTTTTTGATGCCAACGGGGAGGAAATCGTGGAATGGATAGATTAG
- the glmS gene encoding glutamine--fructose-6-phosphate transaminase (isomerizing): protein MCGIVGYIGPQIATEILMAGLEKLEYRGYDSAGIATVWEGDVHCVRAKGKLHNLREKLVQIENQARIGIGHTRWATHGKPEEYNAHPHMDMAMRVAVVQNGIVENYRELREELIQRGHEFRSDTDTEVIPHLIAECLQQNSASSSSFFSPFLEAVRQTVNRLEGAFALAILCADYPDELIGVRQQAPLIIGFGQGEFFFGSDTPALLPHTRAVLNLDNGEIARLTPLGAEVYDFEGRRLNKFPRTLSWNPFQVEKQGFRHFMLKEIYEQPGVVRNCFERYLNSNWHPNPTEAEADLANSPVQLGIPDSLYEDVEQIQILACGTSWHASLVGKYLLEQLAGIPTMVQYASEFRYAPGPLTKNTLTIGVTQSGETADTLAALEMEKHRRSGLDPIYQPRLLGITNRPESSLAQLVPDVIDTQAGIEIGVAATKTFVTQLVAFYCLALELAYRRNTLAPEKIQAIMAGLRQLPTQIEQMLESQEKYIEELAHDFAETQDFIFVGRGINFPIALEGALKLKEISYIHAEGYPAGEMKHGPIALLDAKVPVVAIAMPGTVYEKVISNAQEAKARDARLIGVTPSNGKEAMDIFDDLLPVPEVEELLSPILAVIPLQLLAYHIAARRGLDVDQPRNLAKSVTVE from the coding sequence ATGTGTGGAATTGTCGGCTATATCGGTCCGCAAATCGCTACAGAAATTTTAATGGCAGGATTAGAGAAACTCGAATATCGAGGCTATGATTCTGCTGGAATTGCTACAGTGTGGGAAGGGGACGTTCATTGTGTGCGTGCTAAGGGAAAATTGCACAATTTGCGGGAAAAACTGGTACAAATCGAAAACCAGGCACGCATTGGCATTGGACACACCCGCTGGGCAACCCATGGTAAACCGGAAGAGTATAATGCTCACCCCCACATGGACATGGCAATGCGGGTGGCAGTGGTACAAAATGGCATTGTTGAAAACTACCGGGAATTGCGGGAGGAATTGATACAGCGGGGACATGAATTCCGCTCCGATACCGATACAGAAGTTATTCCCCATCTAATTGCTGAGTGTTTACAGCAAAATTCTGCTTCTTCCTCTTCTTTCTTCTCTCCTTTCTTAGAAGCAGTGCGGCAAACAGTGAATCGATTAGAGGGAGCTTTTGCCCTAGCTATCCTTTGTGCTGACTATCCTGATGAATTGATTGGAGTGCGGCAACAGGCTCCTTTGATTATTGGGTTTGGTCAAGGGGAATTTTTCTTTGGCTCAGATACCCCAGCATTGTTACCCCATACCAGGGCAGTATTGAACTTAGACAATGGGGAAATCGCACGGTTAACTCCCCTAGGGGCAGAAGTTTACGACTTTGAGGGTCGTCGCTTGAATAAGTTCCCCCGTACCCTCAGTTGGAATCCCTTTCAAGTGGAAAAGCAAGGATTCCGACACTTTATGCTTAAGGAAATTTATGAGCAACCAGGGGTAGTGCGCAACTGTTTCGAGCGGTATCTCAATAGTAATTGGCATCCTAATCCTACAGAGGCAGAGGCAGACCTGGCTAATTCCCCAGTTCAGTTAGGCATACCAGATTCACTGTACGAGGATGTAGAACAGATTCAGATTCTAGCGTGTGGAACCAGTTGGCACGCTAGTTTGGTGGGTAAATATTTGTTGGAGCAGTTGGCAGGAATTCCCACCATGGTGCAGTATGCATCTGAGTTTCGTTATGCACCAGGTCCGTTAACTAAGAATACCCTAACCATTGGGGTAACTCAGTCTGGGGAAACTGCTGATACCTTAGCAGCACTGGAGATGGAAAAACACCGTCGTAGTGGATTAGACCCTATCTATCAGCCCCGACTCCTGGGAATTACGAATCGACCAGAAAGTTCTTTGGCTCAGTTGGTGCCTGATGTGATTGATACCCAGGCAGGGATTGAAATTGGGGTGGCGGCTACTAAAACCTTTGTGACCCAGTTAGTGGCCTTTTATTGTCTAGCGCTAGAGTTAGCTTACCGACGTAATACTCTCGCCCCTGAAAAAATTCAAGCAATTATGGCAGGCTTGCGGCAATTGCCTACTCAGATTGAGCAGATGCTGGAAAGTCAAGAAAAGTATATTGAAGAATTAGCCCATGACTTTGCGGAAACCCAAGACTTTATCTTTGTAGGACGGGGGATTAATTTTCCGATTGCTTTAGAAGGGGCGCTGAAACTTAAGGAAATTAGCTATATTCATGCTGAAGGCTACCCAGCTGGGGAAATGAAGCATGGTCCGATTGCTCTGCTGGATGCTAAGGTGCCTGTGGTTGCGATCGCAATGCCTGGTACTGTCTATGAGAAGGTAATTTCTAATGCTCAGGAAGCTAAAGCCCGGGATGCTCGGTTGATTGGGGTGACACCGAGCAATGGCAAAGAGGCGATGGATATCTTTGATGATTTGTTACCTGTACCAGAGGTGGAGGAGTTGCTTTCACCAATTCTAGCGGTGATTCCGTTACAGTTGTTAGCGTATCACATTGCCGCAAGGCGAGGCTTGGATGTGGATCAGCCCAGGAATTTGGCGAAGTCGGTGACTGTGGAATAG
- a CDS encoding XisI protein → MDRLDEYSRLIREILERYARISYSHGDIQSYAIADSLNNHFMLMVVGWDGQRRVHGCITHVQIIDGKIWIQRDGIEDGITEELVAAGVPKSDIVLGFHPPDVRPHTGYAIA, encoded by the coding sequence ATGGATAGATTAGATGAGTATTCCAGATTAATTCGAGAGATTCTAGAGCGTTACGCTCGAATTAGTTACAGTCACGGCGATATCCAAAGTTATGCCATTGCCGATTCTCTAAACAATCATTTTATGCTAATGGTTGTTGGCTGGGATGGCCAACGTCGAGTCCACGGCTGCATTACCCATGTTCAGATTATTGATGGAAAAATCTGGATTCAACGGGATGGTATCGAAGATGGCATCACTGAAGAACTGGTCGCCGCAGGGGTTCCCAAATCAGATATTGTGCTAGGGTTTCACCCACCAGACGTTCGTCCCCATACTGGTTATGCAATCGCGTAG
- a CDS encoding DUF1802 family protein produces the protein MSQQDRISIALLLPAPDIEALIQGRMIAAIPQLFINPGRKFVLYPSNISNNISNNNISSNPLSLEQYYRSSFREIAQKSLAAVNDKETVLIKAWARCELCQHLKKTESLENLSPLTVWTAAGLQGRLEKQQGIFLAYLRVYQLPKVLEVARNDTSQPLGKFVSLGDNIRVSDDWPVLSDRIFCQRRHQLENRLPPLYPELEELQSQIANLAITNPAAEALDEEIKKFIGWSSNKQLTSSNPDLAWINTIAALGNRSKELDQGKTNYQAGTDFEIIVRDSLKFLGFTIDYDHKGGAGGLDLFCSKPYPLVGECKAGKKIPNDTAVQLLNLGTLRLNNQELLKETAKLIIGPGEPTKQLMDAAIVHGMAIINPDTLEKLVKLQSQYPNSVDLIILKDYLIPGQADQEVEKYINHISEKLKLRSHIVQLVKKLIEDRDNHTVGVEMIYGAYNFSNPPQSLTQPELHEILIELSSPLTGYLGRIKDRDSKSDWLMATLRDRFYFLRDLPMD, from the coding sequence ATGAGTCAGCAAGATAGAATTTCAATAGCCCTACTTTTACCGGCACCAGATATCGAAGCCTTAATCCAAGGGCGAATGATTGCTGCTATCCCTCAGCTATTTATCAATCCAGGGCGAAAATTTGTCCTATATCCGTCTAATATATCAAATAATATATCAAATAATAATATATCCAGTAATCCCCTGTCTCTTGAGCAGTATTATCGCTCTAGTTTTAGAGAAATAGCCCAAAAAAGTCTAGCGGCAGTGAATGATAAGGAAACTGTTTTGATTAAGGCTTGGGCTAGGTGTGAACTTTGCCAACACCTGAAGAAAACTGAATCCTTGGAGAACTTATCACCGTTAACGGTATGGACAGCAGCAGGATTACAAGGAAGACTTGAGAAACAACAGGGTATTTTCCTGGCTTACTTGCGGGTCTATCAGTTGCCTAAAGTGCTTGAAGTAGCTAGAAATGATACTAGTCAGCCCCTTGGCAAGTTTGTTAGTTTAGGTGATAATATTAGGGTTAGTGACGATTGGCCAGTATTAAGCGATCGCATTTTCTGCCAACGGCGACACCAGCTAGAAAATCGACTCCCGCCACTGTATCCGGAATTGGAAGAATTACAGAGTCAAATCGCTAACCTGGCGATTACTAACCCAGCGGCTGAAGCCCTTGACGAAGAGATCAAAAAATTTATAGGCTGGAGTAGCAACAAGCAGTTAACCTCATCTAATCCAGATTTAGCTTGGATAAATACCATAGCAGCATTAGGAAATCGCAGCAAAGAACTGGATCAAGGTAAAACTAATTATCAAGCTGGAACAGATTTTGAAATTATTGTTCGTGATAGCCTTAAGTTTCTGGGATTTACCATCGACTATGATCACAAAGGTGGTGCTGGTGGCTTAGATTTATTCTGCTCAAAACCTTATCCCTTGGTGGGTGAGTGCAAGGCTGGGAAAAAAATTCCTAACGATACGGCAGTACAACTGTTGAATTTAGGAACGTTACGTTTAAACAATCAAGAACTACTTAAGGAAACTGCTAAGTTAATCATTGGCCCTGGTGAGCCGACTAAACAACTTATGGATGCAGCTATTGTACATGGTATGGCAATTATTAATCCTGACACTCTTGAGAAGCTGGTGAAACTTCAAAGCCAGTATCCCAATTCCGTTGACTTAATTATACTGAAGGATTACTTGATACCTGGTCAAGCTGATCAGGAAGTTGAGAAATATATTAATCATATTTCTGAAAAACTGAAATTGCGATCGCATATTGTCCAGCTGGTGAAAAAGCTGATTGAGGATAGAGATAATCACACGGTGGGAGTAGAGATGATCTATGGAGCCTATAACTTCTCCAATCCACCCCAGTCCTTGACCCAGCCAGAACTACACGAAATATTGATTGAGCTTTCTTCTCCCTTAACTGGCTACTTGGGGCGAATCAAGGACAGGGATAGTAAAAGCGATTGGCTTATGGCCACGCTACGCGATCGCTTTTACTTCCTGCGGGACTTGCCCATGGATTAA
- a CDS encoding phosphoribosyltransferase family protein — MSELYVSWSEYYEKIERLAVKVYQADWDFNQIVCIAKGGLRVGDLLCRIYNQPLGILSAASYTGPDNRIREPITFSSHLAMTTAKLGTRILLVDDLVDSGISLREGIKWLYSHYGTEIEEIRTAVIWYKACSGIAPDYYVDYLPDNPWIHQPFEPYESMSPADLAQTYLIREV; from the coding sequence ATGTCAGAACTTTACGTCTCCTGGTCAGAGTACTATGAAAAAATCGAACGGCTAGCTGTCAAAGTCTATCAAGCCGATTGGGATTTCAACCAAATTGTCTGTATTGCTAAGGGAGGATTACGGGTTGGTGATCTCCTCTGCCGCATTTACAATCAGCCCTTAGGGATTCTGTCTGCTGCTTCCTATACCGGACCAGACAATCGGATCCGAGAACCGATTACGTTTTCGAGCCACCTGGCGATGACGACGGCAAAATTAGGTACTCGGATCCTGTTGGTGGATGATTTAGTGGATTCTGGTATTAGTCTACGAGAGGGGATTAAATGGCTTTATAGTCATTATGGTACAGAAATTGAGGAGATTCGTACTGCTGTAATCTGGTATAAAGCCTGTTCTGGGATTGCTCCTGATTACTATGTGGATTATTTGCCAGATAATCCTTGGATTCATCAGCCTTTTGAACCGTATGAGTCCATGAGTCCAGCTGATTTGGCTCAAACCTATTTAATTAGAGAAGTGTGA
- the psaC gene encoding photosystem I iron-sulfur center protein PsaC yields the protein MSHSVKIYDTCIGCTQCVRACPLDVLEMVPWDGCKAGQIASSPRTEDCIGCKRCETACPTDFLSVRVYLGAETTRSMGLAY from the coding sequence ATGTCTCATAGCGTTAAAATTTACGATACCTGTATTGGTTGCACCCAATGTGTTCGGGCTTGCCCTCTAGATGTATTGGAGATGGTTCCCTGGGATGGCTGTAAAGCTGGTCAGATTGCCTCTTCTCCTCGTACAGAAGACTGTATTGGTTGCAAGCGATGCGAAACTGCTTGTCCTACTGACTTTTTGAGCGTCCGGGTTTACCTGGGAGCTGAAACAACTCGCAGCATGGGCTTGGCTTACTAA
- a CDS encoding pentapeptide repeat-containing protein produces the protein MEIEAIRAGKVKQLPGADLEDEDLSGSQLEKINLAGATLVGVNFSGSNLNGARLDGANLIGAKLESADLRANLLGANLMQADLSGADLRGGNLRGANLMGAKLSQASFTGAFLSGANLMGVNLQGVDLRGADLRGANLNSANLKGADLSQADLQGATLTEANLEEADLRGANLSGSNLSGANLLCAEMDGASLSGVNLDRACLVGTCVPEE, from the coding sequence ATGGAGATTGAAGCAATTCGGGCGGGGAAAGTAAAGCAACTGCCAGGAGCGGATTTGGAAGATGAGGATCTTTCCGGTAGCCAATTGGAAAAAATTAATCTTGCTGGTGCAACACTTGTGGGGGTGAATTTTTCTGGCTCTAATTTGAATGGTGCTCGTCTTGATGGTGCTAACTTAATCGGTGCCAAACTGGAATCTGCTGACTTGCGGGCAAATTTGCTTGGTGCTAATTTGATGCAGGCGGATTTGAGTGGTGCGGATTTGCGGGGTGGTAATCTCCGAGGCGCTAATTTGATGGGGGCTAAGTTGAGTCAGGCTTCCTTTACCGGTGCTTTTTTAAGTGGTGCCAATCTGATGGGGGTGAATTTGCAAGGAGTGGATTTGCGAGGGGCAGATTTGCGAGGAGCTAATCTTAATAGTGCCAATTTGAAGGGAGCCGATTTGTCTCAGGCAGATTTACAAGGGGCAACCTTAACTGAAGCAAATCTGGAAGAGGCCGATCTCCGTGGAGCTAATCTATCTGGTAGTAATCTCAGTGGAGCGAATTTGCTTTGTGCTGAGATGGATGGAGCTTCTTTGAGTGGTGTTAATTTGGATCGAGCTTGTTTAGTGGGGACCTGTGTGCCTGAGGAATAA
- a CDS encoding MFS transporter encodes MTDVSSSDASNPAQVSGGLEKLNFTTKLAYGAGDMGPAMTANLLVFYLLPFLTNVAGLPAGLAGSILMIGKVSDAINDPMVGIMSDRTRSSWGRRIPWMLFGAIPFGVLFFLQWIVPHFSNNNTINNWLLFSYYLLIAILFNIAYTAVNLPYTALTPELTQDYNERTSLNSFRFTFSIGGSILTLVLGGLIFSAYAGDSGQQYLVLGLVTTLLAVVPILWCVLRIQERGAQPILGTQQKKTVGTLLTLIGPLSFFYGIARIIPVTAQLLGATSNPDITGIFLSLLGLLITVFGITLIFSTPEPHLKDSSAFTERSEADTSASLSFFEQLRIVFSNQPFLYVIGIYLCSWLGVQLIGSILLYFVVNWMGLPESTFPLVALAVQGTALLMLFFWKMVSERLGKKTAYFMGTSIWVIAQVGLFLLQPGQVALMYCLAVMAGFGVSVAYLIPWSMVPDVIELDELTTGQRREGIFYGFMVLLQKLGLALGLFLVGIVLEWSGFISSTAGQPVPTQPDSALLAIRIAIGPLPTLFLIGGIVLAYFYPITKEFHAQILLQLRERDQATRQGE; translated from the coding sequence ATGACTGATGTTTCTAGTTCTGATGCCAGTAATCCTGCCCAAGTCTCCGGTGGACTCGAAAAGCTTAACTTTACCACCAAACTAGCTTATGGTGCTGGAGATATGGGTCCAGCCATGACCGCCAATCTCTTAGTCTTTTACCTCCTGCCATTTTTAACCAATGTGGCTGGTTTACCAGCCGGTTTGGCAGGGAGCATTCTGATGATTGGCAAAGTTTCCGATGCCATCAATGATCCCATGGTTGGGATTATGAGCGATCGCACTCGTTCTAGTTGGGGGCGTCGCATTCCCTGGATGCTCTTTGGGGCAATTCCGTTTGGTGTTCTGTTTTTCTTACAGTGGATTGTCCCCCACTTCAGTAATAACAATACCATTAATAACTGGTTGCTGTTTAGCTACTACCTTCTGATTGCTATTCTGTTCAACATTGCCTACACTGCAGTTAACCTACCCTACACCGCCCTAACCCCAGAACTCACCCAAGACTACAACGAACGCACTAGCCTCAACAGCTTTCGCTTTACCTTTTCCATCGGTGGCAGCATCCTAACCTTAGTTCTAGGGGGATTAATTTTTAGTGCCTATGCCGGTGATAGTGGTCAGCAATATCTAGTGCTAGGGTTAGTCACCACCTTGCTGGCGGTGGTGCCGATATTGTGGTGTGTGCTGCGCATCCAAGAACGAGGTGCACAGCCTATATTGGGAACTCAGCAGAAAAAGACTGTAGGAACTCTGCTCACCCTAATTGGACCCCTATCATTTTTCTATGGCATTGCCCGGATTATCCCAGTGACTGCCCAATTATTGGGTGCCACTAGCAACCCTGATATCACTGGTATCTTTCTCAGTCTTCTTGGTTTACTAATTACCGTCTTTGGTATAACTCTGATATTTTCTACCCCAGAACCCCACCTGAAAGATAGCTCTGCTTTCACAGAGCGCTCTGAAGCTGACACTTCAGCCTCCTTATCTTTTTTTGAGCAACTGCGGATTGTATTCAGTAACCAGCCTTTTCTATATGTGATTGGCATTTACCTGTGTTCCTGGTTAGGTGTCCAGTTAATCGGTTCTATCCTGCTTTACTTCGTAGTCAATTGGATGGGATTGCCCGAGTCTACCTTTCCCTTAGTCGCCCTTGCGGTTCAAGGTACTGCCTTATTAATGCTGTTTTTCTGGAAGATGGTCAGTGAGCGATTGGGCAAAAAAACCGCTTACTTTATGGGCACTAGTATCTGGGTTATCGCTCAAGTTGGTCTATTTTTGCTACAACCTGGTCAAGTGGCCTTAATGTACTGTTTAGCTGTTATGGCTGGTTTTGGGGTTTCTGTGGCTTATCTGATCCCCTGGTCGATGGTGCCCGATGTGATTGAACTTGATGAATTGACCACAGGTCAGCGTCGGGAAGGGATATTTTATGGCTTCATGGTTTTGCTGCAAAAACTTGGTTTAGCCCTAGGACTGTTTTTAGTCGGTATTGTCCTAGAGTGGTCAGGATTCATCTCATCTACTGCTGGGCAACCAGTCCCCACCCAACCTGATTCGGCACTGCTAGCCATCCGTATCGCTATTGGACCATTGCCAACCCTATTCTTGATTGGTGGTATAGTACTGGCTTACTTCTATCCCATCACCAAGGAATTTCATGCCCAAATTCTCTTGCAGCTACGAGAGCGTGATCAAGCTACTAGGCAAGGGGAATAG
- a CDS encoding Uma2 family endonuclease has protein sequence MTVTIPIKAIQLTPGSALTINNLKWQDFETILDELGEKRRVRLTYYQGNLEIISPLAIHERPHRIIADIVKAILNLQGRDWEDFGSTTFKRPEIAGVEPDTCLYIQNAPQMRGCTHIDLDIYPPPDLAIESDVTSKTTLEVYAAIGVPEVWIYSKQKLRIYIIKDGNYQETSLSPTFPNLSLTTQIPQLVEQAINQGTSRMLRELKSQFFQSR, from the coding sequence ATGACCGTTACTATACCCATCAAAGCTATCCAACTCACACCCGGTAGTGCGCTTACTATAAATAACCTTAAATGGCAAGACTTTGAAACAATTCTTGACGAACTTGGGGAAAAGCGACGAGTGCGGCTGACCTACTATCAAGGAAATTTAGAAATCATTTCCCCCCTTGCTATTCACGAAAGACCCCACCGAATTATTGCCGATATTGTTAAAGCCATATTAAACCTACAGGGGCGTGACTGGGAAGACTTTGGTTCAACTACCTTTAAACGTCCTGAAATTGCTGGTGTTGAACCGGATACCTGTCTTTATATTCAGAATGCTCCTCAAATGCGAGGCTGTACTCACATTGACTTAGACATTTATCCACCCCCAGACTTAGCTATAGAATCTGATGTTACTTCAAAAACAACTCTTGAGGTTTATGCAGCTATTGGTGTTCCTGAAGTATGGATTTATAGCAAACAAAAACTTAGAATTTACATCATCAAAGATGGAAATTATCAAGAAACGTCGCTCAGTCCAACCTTTCCCAATTTATCCTTAACTACACAGATTCCTCAACTCGTAGAACAGGCAATTAATCAAGGAACAAGCCGAATGTTACGGGAATTAAAAAGTCAATTTTTTCAATCCAGATAA
- a CDS encoding DICT sensory domain-containing protein, with the protein MRSGSILQKLEQAHRGTKKPLSFGVYYKNTLVSLCHALEDFILESESAPLMITAFQRGQWYLEEAERYGDIAVKSSQVVIMAAPDTGFAEHPTSQRSNVALVSLESSDPVAQEWHLIIISETYTAMVLCQELSESDYGTQGLPEQDRERKFYGFWTFEPDLVRQTVEFAIAHIGNYNPDLQATLTAQLQQMIDSTKPRDYIGAVVNLVVDYLQKGQQELPPHTSPSHAQVLDDNLVSNEMQAFLRMAQLIDQADAVNPKAGAEVKTLSETIGQLLDLPAWQLKRLSLAALLHRLSPLQGVKIELPPKSAAQKDVIEKQESLPRGSVLRIMPRLQAVANIITHQTESWDGSGQPDGLAYDNIPLESRILRLMAYFQEQLNTHESEDDALSVALRSCQELSGEAFDPKLVETLALIVMGMQQGMSLQANQPKIASGMWLLDSLSEERVTVEG; encoded by the coding sequence ATGCGCTCAGGTTCAATTTTACAAAAACTAGAACAAGCCCATCGCGGCACCAAAAAACCTTTAAGCTTTGGAGTTTATTACAAAAATACCTTAGTGTCGCTGTGCCATGCCCTAGAAGACTTTATCCTAGAGTCTGAAAGTGCTCCACTAATGATTACGGCCTTCCAGCGGGGCCAATGGTATCTTGAGGAAGCTGAACGCTACGGCGATATAGCGGTAAAATCATCTCAGGTGGTGATCATGGCAGCACCGGATACTGGCTTTGCTGAACATCCCACCAGCCAGCGGTCGAATGTTGCCCTAGTTAGTTTAGAGTCCTCCGATCCTGTAGCTCAAGAGTGGCACTTGATTATTATTTCCGAGACATACACAGCAATGGTGTTATGTCAAGAATTATCTGAGTCGGATTATGGCACTCAAGGACTGCCAGAGCAAGACCGAGAGCGCAAATTCTATGGATTCTGGACATTTGAGCCAGACTTGGTCAGGCAAACAGTGGAGTTTGCGATCGCTCACATTGGTAACTACAACCCAGACTTGCAAGCTACCTTAACTGCACAACTTCAACAGATGATCGACAGCACCAAGCCACGAGACTATATTGGGGCAGTGGTGAACCTGGTCGTGGACTATCTTCAGAAGGGTCAACAAGAGTTACCGCCCCATACCTCACCTAGCCATGCTCAGGTGTTAGACGATAACCTGGTTTCTAATGAAATGCAAGCTTTCTTGCGTATGGCGCAGCTAATTGACCAAGCGGATGCGGTCAATCCCAAAGCTGGCGCTGAGGTAAAAACCTTGTCTGAAACTATCGGGCAGTTGCTGGATTTACCAGCATGGCAACTGAAACGTTTAAGTCTCGCAGCACTCTTGCACCGTCTATCCCCCTTGCAGGGGGTCAAGATAGAACTACCCCCTAAGTCAGCTGCTCAGAAAGACGTGATCGAGAAGCAGGAATCTCTTCCGAGGGGATCGGTGTTACGGATTATGCCTCGATTGCAGGCTGTCGCTAACATTATTACCCATCAAACCGAATCCTGGGATGGTTCAGGACAACCGGATGGCTTAGCTTACGATAACATTCCCTTGGAATCAAGGATTTTAAGGCTGATGGCTTATTTTCAGGAGCAACTCAATACCCATGAATCTGAGGACGATGCTCTATCTGTTGCCCTAAGAAGCTGTCAGGAATTGTCAGGGGAAGCGTTTGACCCTAAACTGGTGGAAACCCTGGCACTAATAGTGATGGGAATGCAGCAGGGTATGAGTTTGCAGGCTAATCAGCCTAAAATTGCTTCAGGGATGTGGTTGCTTGATTCCTTATCTGAGGAAAGAGTAACGGTTGAAGGTTAG